A window from Anser cygnoides isolate HZ-2024a breed goose chromosome 1, Taihu_goose_T2T_genome, whole genome shotgun sequence encodes these proteins:
- the SINHCAF gene encoding SIN3-HDAC complex-associated factor, which translates to MFGFHKPKMYRSIEGCCICRAKSSSSRFTDSKRYEKDFQNCFGLHEARSGDICNACVLLVKRWKKLPAGSKKNWNHVVDARAGPSLKTTLKPKKMKTLSGSRIKSNQISKLQKEFKRHNSDAHSTTSSASPAQSPCYSNQSDEGSDMEMSAGSSRTPVFSFLDLTYWKRQKVCCGIIYKGRFGEVLIDTHLFKPCCSNKKSVTEKPEQEGPQSPAISTQEEW; encoded by the exons ATGTTTGGCTTTCATAAACCGAAGATGTATCGGAGTATAGAGGGCTGCTGTATTTGCAGAGCTAAATCTTCCAGTTCCCGTTTCACTGACAGTAAACGCTACGAAAAGgattttcagaactgttttgG gctCCACGAGGCCCGCTCAGGAGATATTTGCAATGCATGTGTGCTTTTGgtgaaaaggtggaaaaaattGCCAGCAGGATCCAAAAAAAACTGGAATCAT GTGGTAGATGCCAGGGCTGGACCCAGTctgaaaacaacactgaaaccaaagaaaatgaaaactctcTCTGGAAGCAGAATAAAGAGCAATCAAATCAGCAAGCTGCAAAAGGAATTCAAGCGGCACA ACTCTGATGCCCACAGCACCACTTCAAGTGCCTCCCCAGCTCAGTCACCCTGCTACAGTAACCAGTCTGATGAGGGCTCTGACATGGAGATGAGTGCTGGGTCCAGCAGAACAccagttttctcctttctagATCTCACGTACTGGAAAAG GCAAAAGGTCTGCTGTGGAATTATTTACAAAGGGCGTTTTGGGGAAGTCCTCATAGACACTCATCTCTTCAAACCTTGCTGTAGCAATAAAAAGTCTGTCACCGAGAAGCCAGAACAAGAAGGACCACAATCTCCAGCAATCTCCACCCAAGAGGAGTGGTGA